From the genome of Microtus ochrogaster isolate Prairie Vole_2 unplaced genomic scaffold, MicOch1.0 UNK44, whole genome shotgun sequence, one region includes:
- the Coasy gene encoding bifunctional coenzyme A synthase isoform X2: MAVFRSGLLVLTTPLATLAPRLPPILTSAARLVNHTLYVHLQPGMDLGGPAQPQASPVQATFEVLDFITHLYSGADLLRHLDVRILLTNIQTKSTFLPVLPSVQNLAHPPEVVLTDFQTLDGSQYNPVKQHLERYAMSCYSCCSQLSSVLLYPDYGTGELPVESLDVPLPSTIRPASPVARSPKQPVRGYHRGAVGGTFDRLHNAHKVLLSVACVLAQEQLVVGVADKDLLKSKVLPELLQPYAERVDHLSEFLVDVKPSLTFDIVPLLDPYGPAGSDPTLEFLVVSEETYRGGMAVNRFRLENGKEELALYQIQLLKDQSHSENEEDKVSSSSFRQRILGNLLQAPNRPEIPSGLYVLGLTGISGSGKSSVAQRLKKLGAYVIDSDHLGHRAYAPGGPAYQPVVEAFGTDILHKDGTINRKILGSRVFGNKKQLKVLTDIMWPVIAKLAREEMDLAVAKGKTVCVIDAAMLLEAGWQNMVHEVWTIVIPETEAVRRIVERDGLSEEAAQSRLQSQMSGQQLVEQSHVVLSTLWDPHVTQRQVEKAWTLLQKRLPKTHQTKN, from the exons ATGGCCGTATTCCGCTCTGGCCTCCTGGTGCTGACAACGCCGCTGGCCACCCTGGCCCCACGCCTGCCGCCCATTCTGACCTCGGCGGCCCGCCTGGTCAATCACACCCTCTATGTGCACCTGCAACCGGGCATGGACCTGGGGGGCCCCGCCCAGCCCCAGGCCAGCCCTGTGCAGGCCACTTTTGAAGTTCTGGATTTCATCACGCACCTCTACAGCGGCGCCGACCTGCTCAGGCACCTGGACGTCAGAATTCTACTGACCAATATCCAGACCAAGAGCACTTTCCTCCCTGTTCTGCCCTCGGTCCAGAATCTGGCCCACCCTCCAGAAGTAGTACTTACGGACTTCCAGACCCTGGATGGGAGCCAGTACAACCCTGTTAAACAACACCTAGAGCGCTATGCCATGAGTTGTTACAGCTGCTGTTCACAGTTGTCCTCTGTCTTGCTGTACCCGGATTATGGAACTGGAGAGCTGCCTGTGGAGTCCCTGGATGTCCCCTTACCCTCCACCATAAGGCCAGCTTCCCCGGTTGCCAGATCTCCAAAGCAGCCTGTGCGTGGCTACCACCGTGGGGCCGTGGGTGGCACTTTTGACCGCTTGCACAATGCCCACAAAGTGTTGCTCAGTGTTGCATGTGTACTGGCCCAGGAGCAGCTGGTGGTGGGAGTAGCAGACAAAGATCTGTTGAAGA gcAAGGTACTCCCTGAGCTGCTCCAGCCTTATGCAGAGCGTGTGGACCATCTGAGTGAGTTCCTGGTGGACGTCAAGCCCTCCCTGACTTTTGATATCGTCCCCCTGCTGGACCCTTATGGGCCCGCTGGGTCTGACCCCACCTTGGAGTTCCTGGTGGTCAGCGAGGAGACCTACCGTGGGGGGATGGCCGTCAACCGCTTCCGCCTTGAGAAT GGCAAGGAGGAACTTGCCTTATACCAGATCCAGCTGCTGAAGGACCAAAGTCACAGTGAAAACGAAGAGGATAAGGTCAGCTCCTCCAGCTTCCGGCAGCGGATTCTGGGAAACCTGCTTCAGGCTCCAAAT aggccagagatccCGTCAGGGCTCTATGTGCTCGGGCTGACGGGCATCAGCGGCTCTGGGAAAAGCTCAGTAGCCCAGCGGTTGAAGAAACTGGGTGCATATGTCATTGACAGTGACCATCTGGGCCATCGGGCCTATGCTCCTGGGGGCCCTGCCTACCAGCCTGTGGTGGAGGCCTTTGGAACAG ATATTCTCCATAAAGATGGCACCATCAATAGGAAGATCCTGGGCAGCCGGGTGTTTGGCAACAAG AAGCAGCTGAAGGTCCTCACAGATATTATGTGGCCAGTTATCGCGAAGCTGGCTCGAGAGGAGATGGATTTGGCTGTGGCTAAGG GAAAGACGGTGTGTGTGATTGATGCCGCCATGCTGCTGGAAGCCGGCTGGCAGAATATGGTACACGAGGTGTGGACCATTGTCATCCCCGAGACCGAG GCTGTACGACGCATTGTAGAGAGGGATGGACTGAGCGAAGAAGCTGCTCAAAGCCGGCTGCAGAGCCAGATGAGCGGGCAGCAGCTGGTGGAGCAGAGCCATGTGGTTCTGAGCACCTTGTGGGACCCACATGTCACGCAGCGACAG GTGGAAAAAGCCTGGACTCTTCTACAGAAGCGCCTCCCTAAGACCCATCAGACCAAGAACTGA
- the Coasy gene encoding bifunctional coenzyme A synthase isoform X1 translates to MAVFRSGLLVLTTPLATLAPRLPPILTSAARLVNHTLYVHLQPGMDLGGPAQPQASPVQATFEVLDFITHLYSGADLLRHLDVRILLTNIQTKSTFLPVLPSVQNLAHPPEVVLTDFQTLDGSQYNPVKQHLERYAMSCYSCCSQLSSVLLYPDYGTGELPVESLDVPLPSTIRPASPVARSPKQPVRGYHRGAVGGTFDRLHNAHKVLLSVACVLAQEQLVVGVADKDLLKSKVLPELLQPYAERVDHLSEFLVDVKPSLTFDIVPLLDPYGPAGSDPTLEFLVVSEETYRGGMAVNRFRLENGKEELALYQIQLLKDQSHSENEEDKVSSSSFRQRILGNLLQAPNQRPEIPSGLYVLGLTGISGSGKSSVAQRLKKLGAYVIDSDHLGHRAYAPGGPAYQPVVEAFGTDILHKDGTINRKILGSRVFGNKKQLKVLTDIMWPVIAKLAREEMDLAVAKGKTVCVIDAAMLLEAGWQNMVHEVWTIVIPETEAVRRIVERDGLSEEAAQSRLQSQMSGQQLVEQSHVVLSTLWDPHVTQRQVEKAWTLLQKRLPKTHQTKN, encoded by the exons ATGGCCGTATTCCGCTCTGGCCTCCTGGTGCTGACAACGCCGCTGGCCACCCTGGCCCCACGCCTGCCGCCCATTCTGACCTCGGCGGCCCGCCTGGTCAATCACACCCTCTATGTGCACCTGCAACCGGGCATGGACCTGGGGGGCCCCGCCCAGCCCCAGGCCAGCCCTGTGCAGGCCACTTTTGAAGTTCTGGATTTCATCACGCACCTCTACAGCGGCGCCGACCTGCTCAGGCACCTGGACGTCAGAATTCTACTGACCAATATCCAGACCAAGAGCACTTTCCTCCCTGTTCTGCCCTCGGTCCAGAATCTGGCCCACCCTCCAGAAGTAGTACTTACGGACTTCCAGACCCTGGATGGGAGCCAGTACAACCCTGTTAAACAACACCTAGAGCGCTATGCCATGAGTTGTTACAGCTGCTGTTCACAGTTGTCCTCTGTCTTGCTGTACCCGGATTATGGAACTGGAGAGCTGCCTGTGGAGTCCCTGGATGTCCCCTTACCCTCCACCATAAGGCCAGCTTCCCCGGTTGCCAGATCTCCAAAGCAGCCTGTGCGTGGCTACCACCGTGGGGCCGTGGGTGGCACTTTTGACCGCTTGCACAATGCCCACAAAGTGTTGCTCAGTGTTGCATGTGTACTGGCCCAGGAGCAGCTGGTGGTGGGAGTAGCAGACAAAGATCTGTTGAAGA gcAAGGTACTCCCTGAGCTGCTCCAGCCTTATGCAGAGCGTGTGGACCATCTGAGTGAGTTCCTGGTGGACGTCAAGCCCTCCCTGACTTTTGATATCGTCCCCCTGCTGGACCCTTATGGGCCCGCTGGGTCTGACCCCACCTTGGAGTTCCTGGTGGTCAGCGAGGAGACCTACCGTGGGGGGATGGCCGTCAACCGCTTCCGCCTTGAGAAT GGCAAGGAGGAACTTGCCTTATACCAGATCCAGCTGCTGAAGGACCAAAGTCACAGTGAAAACGAAGAGGATAAGGTCAGCTCCTCCAGCTTCCGGCAGCGGATTCTGGGAAACCTGCTTCAGGCTCCAAAT cagaggccagagatccCGTCAGGGCTCTATGTGCTCGGGCTGACGGGCATCAGCGGCTCTGGGAAAAGCTCAGTAGCCCAGCGGTTGAAGAAACTGGGTGCATATGTCATTGACAGTGACCATCTGGGCCATCGGGCCTATGCTCCTGGGGGCCCTGCCTACCAGCCTGTGGTGGAGGCCTTTGGAACAG ATATTCTCCATAAAGATGGCACCATCAATAGGAAGATCCTGGGCAGCCGGGTGTTTGGCAACAAG AAGCAGCTGAAGGTCCTCACAGATATTATGTGGCCAGTTATCGCGAAGCTGGCTCGAGAGGAGATGGATTTGGCTGTGGCTAAGG GAAAGACGGTGTGTGTGATTGATGCCGCCATGCTGCTGGAAGCCGGCTGGCAGAATATGGTACACGAGGTGTGGACCATTGTCATCCCCGAGACCGAG GCTGTACGACGCATTGTAGAGAGGGATGGACTGAGCGAAGAAGCTGCTCAAAGCCGGCTGCAGAGCCAGATGAGCGGGCAGCAGCTGGTGGAGCAGAGCCATGTGGTTCTGAGCACCTTGTGGGACCCACATGTCACGCAGCGACAG GTGGAAAAAGCCTGGACTCTTCTACAGAAGCGCCTCCCTAAGACCCATCAGACCAAGAACTGA
- the Mlx gene encoding max-like protein X isoform X1 produces the protein MTEPGASPEDPWVKASSADAHAGEGRAGRARARRGSGRRGAPQLSPESPLLSGSRGCREDSSHPAYAKVEYAYSDNSLDPGLFVESTHKGSVVSRANSIGSTSASSVPNTDDEDSDYQQESYKESYKDRRRRAHTQAEQKRRDAIKRGYDDLQTIVPTCQQQDFSIGSQKLSKAIVLQKTIDYIQFLHKEKKKQEEEVSTLRKDVTALKIMKVNYEQIVKAHQDNPHEGEDQVSDQVKFNVFQGIMDSLFQSFNASISVASFQELSACVFSWIEEHCEPQTLREIVIGVLHQLKNQLY, from the exons ATGACGGAGCCGGGCGCCTCTCCGGAGGACCCCTGGGTCAAGGCAAGCTCCGCGGACGCGCACGCCGGCGAGGGGAGGGCGGGTCGGGCTCGTGCACGTAGGGGGTCCGGAAGACGCGGGGCTCCCCAACTATCCCCAGAGTCTCCCCTGCTGTCCGGGTCCCGGGGCTgcagagaagacagctctcaccCGGCGTATGCCAAG GTCGAGTATGCCTACAGTGACAACAGCCTGGACCCTG GGCTTTTTGTAGAAAGCACCCACAAGGGGAGTGTAGTGTCCAGAGCTAATAGCATCGGTTCCACCAGTGCCTCTTCCGTCCCCAACACAG ATGACGAGGACAGTGACTATCAGCAAGAGTCCTACAAGGAGTCCTACAAAGACCGGAGGCGGCGTGCACACACTCAAGctgagcagaagaggagggaCGCTATCAAG AGAGGCTACGATGATCTGCAGACCATTGTCCCTACTTGCCAGCAGCAGGATTTCTCCATTGGCTCCCAGAAACTCAGCAAAGCCATCGTTCTACAGAAGA CCATCGACTACATCCAGTTTTTAcacaaggagaagaaaaagcaggaggaggaagtatCCACACTGCGCAAGGATGTCACAGCCCTGAAGATAATGAAAGT GAACTATGAGCAGATTGTGAAGGCACATCAAGACAACCCTCACGAGGGGGAGGACCAGGTCTCTGACCAGGTCAAGTTCAACGTGTTCCAAGGCATCATGGACTCCCTATTCCAGTCTTTCAATGCCTCTATCTCTGTGGCCAGCTTCCAGGAGCTGTCAGCTTGTGTCTTCAGCTGGATTGAGGAACACTGTGAGCCACAG ACTCTACGAGAAATTGTGATTGGAGTCCTACATCAGTTGAAGAACCAGCTCTACTGA
- the Mlx gene encoding max-like protein X isoform X2 — protein MTEPGASPEDPWVKVEYAYSDNSLDPGLFVESTHKGSVVSRANSIGSTSASSVPNTDDEDSDYQQESYKESYKDRRRRAHTQAEQKRRDAIKRGYDDLQTIVPTCQQQDFSIGSQKLSKAIVLQKTIDYIQFLHKEKKKQEEEVSTLRKDVTALKIMKVNYEQIVKAHQDNPHEGEDQVSDQVKFNVFQGIMDSLFQSFNASISVASFQELSACVFSWIEEHCEPQTLREIVIGVLHQLKNQLY, from the exons ATGACGGAGCCGGGCGCCTCTCCGGAGGACCCCTGGGTCAAG GTCGAGTATGCCTACAGTGACAACAGCCTGGACCCTG GGCTTTTTGTAGAAAGCACCCACAAGGGGAGTGTAGTGTCCAGAGCTAATAGCATCGGTTCCACCAGTGCCTCTTCCGTCCCCAACACAG ATGACGAGGACAGTGACTATCAGCAAGAGTCCTACAAGGAGTCCTACAAAGACCGGAGGCGGCGTGCACACACTCAAGctgagcagaagaggagggaCGCTATCAAG AGAGGCTACGATGATCTGCAGACCATTGTCCCTACTTGCCAGCAGCAGGATTTCTCCATTGGCTCCCAGAAACTCAGCAAAGCCATCGTTCTACAGAAGA CCATCGACTACATCCAGTTTTTAcacaaggagaagaaaaagcaggaggaggaagtatCCACACTGCGCAAGGATGTCACAGCCCTGAAGATAATGAAAGT GAACTATGAGCAGATTGTGAAGGCACATCAAGACAACCCTCACGAGGGGGAGGACCAGGTCTCTGACCAGGTCAAGTTCAACGTGTTCCAAGGCATCATGGACTCCCTATTCCAGTCTTTCAATGCCTCTATCTCTGTGGCCAGCTTCCAGGAGCTGTCAGCTTGTGTCTTCAGCTGGATTGAGGAACACTGTGAGCCACAG ACTCTACGAGAAATTGTGATTGGAGTCCTACATCAGTTGAAGAACCAGCTCTACTGA
- the Mlx gene encoding max-like protein X isoform X3 has protein sequence MTEPGASPEDPWVKVEYAYSDNSLDPDDEDSDYQQESYKESYKDRRRRAHTQAEQKRRDAIKRGYDDLQTIVPTCQQQDFSIGSQKLSKAIVLQKTIDYIQFLHKEKKKQEEEVSTLRKDVTALKIMKVNYEQIVKAHQDNPHEGEDQVSDQVKFNVFQGIMDSLFQSFNASISVASFQELSACVFSWIEEHCEPQTLREIVIGVLHQLKNQLY, from the exons ATGACGGAGCCGGGCGCCTCTCCGGAGGACCCCTGGGTCAAG GTCGAGTATGCCTACAGTGACAACAGCCTGGACCCTG ATGACGAGGACAGTGACTATCAGCAAGAGTCCTACAAGGAGTCCTACAAAGACCGGAGGCGGCGTGCACACACTCAAGctgagcagaagaggagggaCGCTATCAAG AGAGGCTACGATGATCTGCAGACCATTGTCCCTACTTGCCAGCAGCAGGATTTCTCCATTGGCTCCCAGAAACTCAGCAAAGCCATCGTTCTACAGAAGA CCATCGACTACATCCAGTTTTTAcacaaggagaagaaaaagcaggaggaggaagtatCCACACTGCGCAAGGATGTCACAGCCCTGAAGATAATGAAAGT GAACTATGAGCAGATTGTGAAGGCACATCAAGACAACCCTCACGAGGGGGAGGACCAGGTCTCTGACCAGGTCAAGTTCAACGTGTTCCAAGGCATCATGGACTCCCTATTCCAGTCTTTCAATGCCTCTATCTCTGTGGCCAGCTTCCAGGAGCTGTCAGCTTGTGTCTTCAGCTGGATTGAGGAACACTGTGAGCCACAG ACTCTACGAGAAATTGTGATTGGAGTCCTACATCAGTTGAAGAACCAGCTCTACTGA